The Geothrix sp. DNA segment CGGCATCAAGCGCGGCCTCATGACCACCGTGCATGCGGCCACCGCCACCCAGAAGACCGTGGACGGCCCCAGCAACAAGGACTGGCGCGGCGGCCGCGGCATCCTGGAGAACATCATCCCCAGCAGCACCGGCGCGGCCAAGGCCGTGGGCAAGGTCATCCCCGAGCTGAACAAGAAGCTCACGGGCATGGCCTTCCGCGTGCCCACCAGCGATGTGTCCGTGGTGGATCTCACGGTCGAGCTGAACAAGGAGACCACCTACGAGGCCATCTGCGCCGCCATGAAGGCCGCCTCCGAGGGCCCCATGAAGGGCGTGCTGGGCTACACCGACCAGAAGGTGGTGAGCACCGACTTCCGCGGCGAGAGCTGCACGTCGGTCTTCGACGCCGAGGCCGGCATGGCGCTGGATGGCACCTTCGTGAAGGTGGTCAGCTGGTACGACAACGAGTGGGGCTACTCCAGCAAGGTGCTGGAGATGGTGCGCGTCATCTCGAAGTAGGCGGATCAGGGAAAAGCCCCAATAGGCGGAGGTTCGCGGAGAAAAGCGGAGATGGTTCTTTTCCGCTTTCCTCCGCTTCTCTGTTGCCCTCCGCTTTAAAAATTCCTTTTCAGAAATTCACCGCCATTCATTGGATTGTCCCTGTGGACCTGCTGGAATGCAGGGGCTCTTCCCTTCCAGGAGGCACCTGTGCTGCGATCCCTGCTGCTGCCCGTCCTCATCCTGCTGGGTGGAGCCGCGCTCCCGGCCGTGGCACAGACCAGCCCCGCCGCGCAGATCCCGGCGGACCTGCCCAGGGGCGAGCGGTGGCTGAGGCATTTCAGCGAGGACCTGCTGCCGTTCTGGAACGTGCCGGACGCCTGGGGCTCGCCCCGGGGCGACTTCCCCACCTTCCGCGCCAACGACGGCAAGGCCGTGGACTGGGCGAAGCCGCCCGCGGAGCTGGCGGAGGCGCCGGGCTGGATCAAGGAACAGTTCGGCCGTGAGTACGTGCGCATGAAGTCGCGCCAGACCTACTTCTACGGCGTGGCCTACCACCTGACAGGTGATCCCAAGATGCTGGCCCTGGCCCGGGACGGCGCGGCCTTCATCCGCAGGCGGGCCCTCGATCCGAAGACCGGCAGCGCCGTGTCCTACTGGGAAAAGGGCGTCCCAAAGCCCGAGGTGCTGGCCCGCACCACCCAGGACCTGGCCTATGCCCAGCTGGGCCTGGCCATGTACTACTACCTGACCCGGGACGAGGCCACGCTGCGCGACATCAAGAAGCTCAAGCGCCACATCTTCGCCCAGTACTGGAACCCCCAGTGGCAGGCCCTGCGCTGGGTGAAGAAGGAGGGCCCGGACGGCGAGCACCTGCGCCAGGAGCTGGTGGCCCAGCTGGACCAGGTGAACGCCTACCTGCTTCTGCTCACGCCCATCCTGCCCGCGGCGGACCGCAGGGAATGGACGGCCGACCTCAAGCGCCTGGCCCAGGCCATG contains these protein-coding regions:
- the gap gene encoding type I glyceraldehyde-3-phosphate dehydrogenase, translated to MAIKVGINGFGRIGRMVFRAAVQNFQDIEIVGINDLLEPEYLAYMLQYDSVHGRFKGTIAVEGTTLIVNGKKIRLTAVKDPAELKWNEIGADVVIECTGLFLTQETCQKHLAAGAKKVIQSAPSKDDTPMFVFGVNDKTYAGQAIISNASCTTNCLAPVAKVLNDAFGIKRGLMTTVHAATATQKTVDGPSNKDWRGGRGILENIIPSSTGAAKAVGKVIPELNKKLTGMAFRVPTSDVSVVDLTVELNKETTYEAICAAMKAASEGPMKGVLGYTDQKVVSTDFRGESCTSVFDAEAGMALDGTFVKVVSWYDNEWGYSSKVLEMVRVISK